One region of Thiomonas intermedia genomic DNA includes:
- the ileS gene encoding isoleucine--tRNA ligase: MDQPVSPDAGKPDYRATLNLPDTPFPMRGDLPKREPQWIKTWNEEGLYQRLRLSRAGAPKFVLHDGPPYANGQIHMGHAVNKILKDMIVKARQLAGFDAAYIPGWDCHGLPIENAIEKQFGRNLPRDEMQAKSRAYAAAQIDQQRADFKRLGVLGDWDHPYRTMDFVNEAAEIRAFKRVIERGFVYRGLKPVYWCFDCGSSLAEFEIEYADKKSQTLDVAFESNDGAALAAAFGLPSLPDAAKPAFAVIWTTTAWTLPANQALNLNPEIEYALVDTPRGYLVLADSLVTACLSRYGLEGAVVATAPGKALGGLAFRHPLYDVDAGYRRLSPVYLADYATADDGTGIVHSSPAYGVDDFNSCIAHGMAYEDILNPVQGDGSYAPDFPLFGGQNIWKAVPHIIETLREAGRLMATHTITHSYPHCWRHKVPVIYRAAAQWFIRMDEGEGVFTQDKAPKTLRQMALDAIEDTSFYPENGKARLHDMIANRPDWCISRQRSWGVPIPFFLHQDSGELHPRTMDILDVAAEMVEQGGIEAWSKASATAILARVGCEADAAHYTKSTDILEVWFDSGTTHTTVLMGSHAGAGHAEGPQADLYLEGHDQHRGWFHSSLLTSCAMYGRAPYKGLLTHGFTVDSQGRKMSKSLGNGIDPLQTCNKLGAEIIRLWVAASDYSGDIAGDDKILARVVDGYRRIRNTLRFLLANTSDFDPAQHAVPLNQMFELDRWALAHAQGLQSVILAHYDKYEFHPVVAKLQVYCSEDLGAFYLDVLKDRLYTTAPDSLARRSAQTALWQITQGMLRWMAPFMSFTAEETWALIGKSESIFTETYWQWPEQPDCAPILEQWARVRAIREAVNKEIEALREQGRIGASLQAEVDLYAPPAEHALLARLQDDLRFVLITSRATLHPGEGDLRIVVAPTSHLKCERCWHWRDDVGADPAHPGLCARCVSNLYGAGEPRHIA, translated from the coding sequence ATGGATCAACCCGTTTCTCCCGACGCCGGAAAGCCCGATTACCGGGCCACTTTGAATCTGCCCGACACGCCATTCCCGATGCGCGGCGATTTGCCCAAGCGCGAGCCGCAGTGGATCAAGACCTGGAACGAAGAAGGGCTTTACCAGCGGCTGAGGCTCTCTCGTGCGGGCGCGCCCAAATTCGTGCTTCACGATGGCCCGCCGTATGCGAACGGCCAGATTCACATGGGACATGCGGTCAACAAGATTCTCAAGGACATGATCGTCAAGGCCCGACAGCTCGCCGGTTTCGATGCAGCCTACATCCCCGGTTGGGACTGCCACGGTCTGCCGATCGAGAACGCCATCGAAAAGCAGTTCGGCCGCAATCTGCCCCGCGACGAAATGCAGGCCAAGAGCCGCGCCTATGCCGCCGCACAGATCGACCAGCAAAGGGCAGACTTCAAGCGGCTGGGCGTGCTGGGCGATTGGGACCATCCTTACAGGACGATGGATTTCGTCAACGAAGCGGCTGAAATTCGCGCCTTCAAGCGGGTGATCGAGCGCGGTTTCGTCTATCGCGGGCTGAAGCCGGTCTATTGGTGCTTCGACTGTGGCTCCTCGCTGGCCGAGTTCGAGATTGAGTACGCTGACAAGAAATCTCAGACACTGGATGTCGCTTTCGAGTCGAACGATGGGGCGGCTCTGGCTGCGGCATTCGGGCTGCCTTCGCTTCCCGACGCGGCCAAACCAGCTTTTGCCGTCATCTGGACGACGACGGCATGGACCTTGCCCGCCAATCAGGCCCTCAATCTCAACCCTGAGATCGAGTACGCCCTGGTCGATACGCCGCGCGGCTATCTGGTGCTCGCCGACAGCCTGGTGACCGCCTGTCTGAGCCGCTATGGGCTCGAGGGCGCTGTGGTGGCCACCGCGCCAGGCAAGGCACTCGGGGGGCTGGCATTCCGTCACCCACTGTATGACGTGGATGCCGGTTATCGTCGGCTGTCCCCGGTGTATCTGGCCGACTACGCCACCGCGGACGATGGCACCGGCATCGTTCACTCGTCGCCGGCCTACGGTGTCGACGACTTCAATTCCTGCATCGCACACGGCATGGCGTACGAGGACATCCTCAATCCTGTGCAGGGCGACGGCAGCTACGCCCCGGATTTCCCGCTGTTCGGCGGTCAGAACATCTGGAAGGCGGTGCCTCACATCATCGAGACGTTGCGCGAGGCCGGTCGGCTGATGGCGACCCACACCATCACCCACAGCTACCCGCACTGCTGGCGCCACAAGGTGCCGGTCATCTACCGCGCCGCCGCGCAGTGGTTCATCCGCATGGATGAAGGCGAAGGCGTGTTCACCCAAGACAAGGCACCGAAGACGCTTCGCCAGATGGCGCTCGATGCCATCGAAGACACCAGCTTCTATCCGGAGAATGGCAAGGCCCGCCTGCACGACATGATCGCCAATCGGCCCGACTGGTGCATCAGCCGCCAGCGCAGCTGGGGCGTGCCCATCCCCTTCTTTCTTCACCAGGACAGCGGCGAACTGCATCCCCGCACCATGGACATTCTCGATGTCGCAGCCGAGATGGTGGAGCAAGGCGGCATCGAGGCCTGGAGCAAGGCCAGCGCCACCGCCATCCTAGCCCGCGTGGGGTGCGAGGCTGACGCGGCACACTACACCAAGAGCACCGACATCCTCGAAGTCTGGTTCGATTCCGGCACCACGCACACCACGGTGCTCATGGGCAGTCATGCAGGCGCGGGCCATGCCGAAGGCCCTCAGGCGGACCTCTATCTGGAAGGCCATGACCAACATCGTGGCTGGTTTCATTCCTCCTTGCTCACCTCATGTGCGATGTACGGCCGTGCGCCCTACAAGGGGCTGTTGACCCACGGCTTCACCGTGGACAGCCAGGGCCGCAAGATGAGCAAGTCGCTGGGCAATGGTATCGATCCGCTTCAGACCTGCAACAAGCTCGGGGCCGAGATCATCCGTCTGTGGGTGGCCGCATCCGACTACTCCGGCGACATTGCGGGGGACGACAAGATCCTCGCTCGCGTGGTCGATGGCTATCGCCGCATCCGCAACACCTTGCGATTCCTGCTGGCCAATACCAGCGATTTCGATCCTGCCCAGCATGCCGTACCGCTGAACCAGATGTTCGAGCTCGATCGCTGGGCGCTGGCGCATGCGCAGGGTCTGCAGTCAGTCATTTTGGCGCATTACGACAAGTACGAATTTCACCCGGTCGTGGCCAAGCTCCAGGTCTATTGTTCAGAAGACCTGGGAGCGTTCTATCTCGATGTCCTCAAAGATCGTCTCTACACGACCGCGCCCGACAGTCTCGCGCGCCGAAGCGCGCAGACCGCGCTGTGGCAGATCACGCAAGGCATGCTGCGCTGGATGGCGCCCTTCATGAGTTTCACGGCCGAGGAGACCTGGGCGCTGATCGGCAAGAGCGAAAGCATCTTTACCGAGACCTACTGGCAGTGGCCCGAGCAGCCAGACTGCGCGCCCATACTTGAACAATGGGCGCGCGTCCGAGCCATTCGGGAGGCCGTCAACAAGGAAATCGAAGCTCTGCGCGAACAAGGCCGGATTGGCGCCTCGCTCCAGGCGGAAGTCGACCTTTACGCGCCGCCCGCCGAGCACGCCCTGCTTGCCCGGCTGCAAGACGATCTCCGCTTCGTGCTGATCACCTCCAGGGCCACGCTGCACCCTGGCGAAGGCGATTTGCGCATTGTCGTCGCCCCGACCAGCCACCTTAAGTGCGAGCGCTGCTGGCACTGGCGAGACGATGTCGGCGCCGACCCGGCCCATCCCGGTCTCTGCGCCCGGTGTGTGAGCAATCTGTACGGTGCCGGCGAACCGCGCCATATCGCCTGA
- a CDS encoding bifunctional riboflavin kinase/FAD synthetase has protein sequence MHVFRGFHHRLLAPRTALTIGNFDGVHRGHQAMLQQLVQTARSRALIPTVLTFEPHPRDFFATLQGHTEFAPRHISTLRDKLCALRDAGVQQVVVLRFDRNLAALSPADFVERIVLDGLKAQYVLVGDDFRFGAKRAGDFSQLETLLRQSGAEAQQMPVVMETSLRISSSAVRDALKRGDMEAAERLLGRSYAISGHVMHGAKLGRQLGFPTLNLRFDSARPALGGIFVARVFGLQDSPLQAVASLGTRPAVEAQGRVLLETHVFDWRGDAYGKLVRVDLLHKLRDEAHYPDLDQLTAAIQKDSDQARAWFAQLARQTTRDRI, from the coding sequence ATGCACGTTTTTCGAGGATTTCATCACAGATTGCTGGCACCACGAACAGCTTTGACCATCGGAAATTTCGATGGCGTGCACCGCGGACACCAAGCGATGTTGCAGCAGTTGGTGCAGACCGCTCGATCTCGGGCGTTGATACCTACGGTCCTTACCTTCGAACCCCATCCACGTGATTTTTTTGCAACACTTCAGGGCCACACCGAGTTTGCTCCCCGCCATATCTCGACCCTGCGTGACAAGTTGTGTGCGCTTCGCGACGCCGGCGTGCAGCAGGTTGTGGTTTTGCGTTTTGACCGAAACCTCGCGGCACTTTCTCCGGCGGATTTTGTCGAGCGCATTGTCCTTGATGGCCTGAAGGCCCAATATGTGCTGGTTGGCGACGATTTTCGTTTTGGCGCCAAACGTGCCGGTGATTTCAGTCAACTGGAGACCCTGTTGCGCCAATCGGGCGCCGAGGCGCAGCAGATGCCTGTGGTGATGGAGACCTCTCTGCGGATATCGAGTTCGGCCGTGCGCGATGCGCTCAAGCGCGGCGATATGGAAGCGGCCGAACGCCTGCTTGGCCGCTCCTATGCCATCTCGGGGCATGTCATGCACGGAGCCAAGCTGGGCAGACAGCTGGGTTTCCCGACCTTGAATCTGCGGTTTGACAGCGCGCGCCCGGCGCTTGGCGGCATTTTTGTTGCCCGTGTCTTCGGCCTGCAGGATTCGCCGCTCCAGGCGGTTGCCAGCCTCGGCACTCGGCCTGCGGTGGAGGCCCAGGGTCGCGTGCTGTTGGAAACTCATGTGTTCGATTGGCGCGGGGATGCCTACGGTAAACTGGTTCGAGTGGACCTATTGCACAAACTGCGCGATGAAGCGCACTACCCGGATCTTGATCAATTGACCGCGGCCATTCAAAAGGACAGCGATCAGGCACGCGCTTGGTTCGCCCAGCTCGCCAGACAGACCACGCGCGACCGAATTTGA
- a CDS encoding cold-shock protein: MATGTVKWFNESKGFGFIKPDEGGEDLFAHFSEIQAKGFRTLQENQRVEFTVKAGPKGPQASAIRPL, encoded by the coding sequence ATGGCTACCGGTACTGTGAAATGGTTTAACGAGTCCAAGGGCTTTGGTTTCATCAAGCCTGATGAAGGCGGCGAAGATCTGTTCGCGCATTTTTCTGAAATTCAGGCCAAAGGTTTCCGCACCCTGCAGGAAAACCAACGCGTTGAGTTCACGGTGAAGGCCGGCCCGAAGGGTCCGCAGGCTTCTGCCATTCGCCCGCTGTAA
- a CDS encoding DedA family protein produces the protein MIEDCVRHYGYAAVALGALAEGESFLLIAGYGAHRGWLQWPLVVAVAAIAATLGDQVFFFLGRWYGPQLINRFPRLNKGLPQVERLLQRGAPWAIVSVRFLYGFRIAGPVLMGMVGVAPWRFIVFNAIGALIWAPLIVSLGWAFGAAMVQLASRLQQAEEILLLVASVAALIVWGIWRWRHRAQD, from the coding sequence ATGATCGAGGACTGCGTTCGACACTACGGCTATGCAGCGGTTGCGCTGGGAGCATTGGCCGAGGGCGAGTCGTTTCTGCTCATTGCCGGGTACGGCGCCCATCGGGGCTGGTTGCAATGGCCTCTGGTCGTCGCGGTGGCTGCCATCGCAGCCACGCTTGGAGATCAGGTTTTCTTCTTTTTGGGCCGATGGTATGGACCGCAACTCATCAATCGCTTTCCCAGATTGAACAAGGGGTTGCCGCAGGTTGAGCGCTTACTGCAGCGCGGAGCCCCTTGGGCGATTGTGAGTGTCCGGTTTCTTTATGGTTTTCGGATCGCGGGCCCCGTACTGATGGGGATGGTCGGCGTTGCGCCGTGGCGTTTCATCGTATTCAACGCGATAGGCGCTTTGATCTGGGCGCCGCTCATCGTGAGCCTGGGGTGGGCCTTTGGCGCGGCGATGGTGCAACTGGCCTCGCGACTGCAGCAAGCTGAGGAAATCCTGCTGTTGGTCGCTTCGGTTGCCGCGCTGATCGTCTGGGGAATCTGGCGGTGGCGACACCGGGCTCAAGACTAG
- a CDS encoding tryptophan--tRNA ligase has translation MRPTGALHLGHYHGALKNWAQLQNTHDCYFFVADWHALTTHYETPEAISAHTTEMVIDWLAVGVDPNKATLFVQSRVLEHAELFLLLGMGTPLSWLERVPTYKDQIANLKDKDLTTYGFLGYPLLQAADILIYLARYVPVGADQVPHIEMSREIARRFNNLYGKDPHIEAQAHAAAAKLPESIRAQLVALRRAADQDGLTEKRDEARELIAASKLSRTEKDALRAQLSGGRRQILREPEALLTPESKLPGLDGRKMSKSYGNAIAIREERASVEQKVKRMPTDPARVKRTDPGSPERCPVWQFHLAYSDETTRDWVQRGCTTAGIGCLECKQPVIDAILREQQPMLERAQPYVDHPALVRDILADGCDKARSAARDTMHAVREAMGLKI, from the coding sequence ATGCGCCCCACGGGTGCCCTACACCTTGGTCATTACCACGGCGCCCTGAAAAATTGGGCCCAGCTGCAGAACACGCATGACTGCTATTTTTTTGTCGCCGACTGGCATGCGCTCACCACCCATTACGAAACCCCCGAAGCCATCTCGGCCCACACGACCGAGATGGTCATCGACTGGCTGGCCGTCGGCGTCGATCCGAACAAGGCCACGCTTTTTGTTCAGAGCCGCGTGCTGGAGCATGCCGAACTGTTTCTTCTTCTCGGCATGGGCACGCCCCTGTCGTGGCTGGAGCGCGTGCCCACCTACAAGGACCAGATAGCCAATCTGAAAGACAAGGATCTGACGACCTATGGTTTTCTCGGCTATCCGCTACTGCAGGCCGCCGACATCCTGATCTATCTGGCACGTTATGTTCCGGTAGGTGCCGATCAGGTGCCGCATATTGAGATGAGCCGGGAAATCGCCCGGCGTTTCAACAATCTGTACGGCAAGGATCCTCACATCGAGGCGCAGGCCCATGCGGCCGCGGCCAAGCTGCCGGAAAGCATTCGCGCCCAACTCGTCGCGCTGCGCCGCGCGGCCGATCAAGACGGGCTGACCGAAAAGCGCGATGAAGCGCGCGAACTGATTGCGGCGAGCAAATTGTCACGGACCGAAAAAGACGCCCTGCGCGCCCAGCTCAGCGGCGGACGCCGGCAGATCTTGCGCGAGCCCGAAGCGTTGCTGACCCCAGAGTCCAAACTTCCCGGCCTGGACGGCCGCAAGATGTCCAAGAGCTATGGCAACGCCATCGCCATTCGGGAAGAGCGCGCCAGTGTCGAGCAGAAGGTCAAACGCATGCCCACGGACCCCGCGCGCGTCAAGCGCACCGATCCTGGCTCGCCCGAGCGATGCCCGGTATGGCAGTTTCATCTGGCCTATTCCGACGAGACCACGCGCGACTGGGTCCAACGCGGCTGCACCACGGCTGGCATTGGCTGCCTGGAATGCAAACAACCCGTGATCGACGCCATCCTGCGCGAACAACAACCGATGTTGGAACGCGCGCAACCCTACGTCGACCATCCCGCCCTTGTGCGAGATATTCTTGCCGATGGTTGCGACAAGGCCCGGTCGGCAGCGCGCGACACCATGCACGCGGTCCGTGAGGCGATGGGGCTGAAGATCTAG
- a CDS encoding site-2 protease family protein, with product MDQLIQAVTVYALPVLFAITLHEAAHGYAARYFGDNTAYMMGRVSLNPVRHIDPIGTILVPLILYFATAGAFLFGYAKPVPVNFGRLRNPKSDMIWVALAGPASNFFQAFLWGLVLVALHAFSVDEVYFYDVAQAGILVNLVMFVFNLFPLPPLDGGRILVGLLPVRQAIALSRVEPYGFFIVMALVLTGIVSNFWLSPLMAISMQVLKILLSPFQMLF from the coding sequence ATGGATCAACTCATTCAGGCCGTCACCGTCTACGCCTTGCCGGTGCTTTTTGCCATCACCCTTCACGAAGCGGCGCATGGCTACGCGGCACGCTACTTTGGTGACAACACGGCCTACATGATGGGGCGTGTTTCCCTGAACCCGGTACGGCATATCGACCCCATCGGCACCATTCTGGTCCCCCTCATTCTGTATTTCGCCACTGCCGGGGCATTTCTGTTTGGCTATGCCAAACCCGTCCCGGTCAATTTCGGACGGCTGCGCAACCCCAAGAGCGACATGATCTGGGTGGCATTGGCGGGGCCCGCCTCCAATTTTTTCCAGGCTTTTCTGTGGGGACTCGTGCTGGTTGCGCTGCACGCCTTTTCGGTCGACGAAGTGTATTTTTACGATGTCGCGCAGGCTGGCATCCTGGTGAATCTGGTGATGTTTGTGTTCAACCTGTTTCCGCTGCCGCCGCTCGACGGAGGACGCATCCTGGTTGGATTGCTGCCTGTTCGCCAAGCCATTGCTCTCTCCCGTGTCGAGCCCTACGGCTTCTTCATCGTGATGGCACTTGTGCTCACCGGCATCGTCAGCAATTTCTGGCTCTCCCCCTTGATGGCCATTTCCATGCAGGTGCTCAAAATCCTGCTCAGCCCGTTTCAGATGCTGTTCTGA
- a CDS encoding L-threonylcarbamoyladenylate synthase has product MAQYFNLHPDNPQLRLIKQAVTVLHGGGVAAIPTDSSYALVCHLDDKAAVQRLRQIRQVDERHHLTLLCSDLSELGNYARVDNRQYRLIRACTPGPYTFILEATKEVPRRVSHPSRKTIGVRVPQNAVAHTLLMEMAQPLLATTLILPGDEHALNDAVDIRDRLEHHLDLVLDAGPCPSEPTTVVDLCGAEPVVVRIGRGPLDALGLPALQ; this is encoded by the coding sequence ATGGCGCAATACTTCAACCTGCACCCGGACAACCCCCAGCTTCGACTGATCAAGCAAGCCGTCACGGTTCTGCACGGGGGCGGCGTGGCGGCCATCCCCACCGATTCGTCCTACGCCCTGGTTTGCCATCTGGATGACAAGGCCGCCGTGCAACGTCTGCGGCAGATCCGGCAGGTGGACGAACGCCATCACCTGACCCTGCTATGCAGCGATCTGTCGGAACTCGGCAACTACGCCCGAGTCGACAATCGTCAATACCGGCTGATCCGCGCTTGCACGCCCGGCCCCTACACCTTCATTCTGGAAGCGACCAAGGAAGTCCCTCGCCGCGTGTCGCATCCCTCGCGCAAGACCATCGGGGTACGCGTTCCGCAAAACGCCGTGGCCCACACCCTGCTGATGGAAATGGCCCAGCCCTTGTTGGCCACGACCTTGATTCTGCCTGGCGACGAACACGCCCTCAACGATGCCGTCGATATCCGCGACCGCCTTGAACATCACCTCGATCTCGTCCTCGATGCCGGCCCCTGCCCGAGCGAGCCCACCACGGTCGTCGATCTTTGTGGCGCCGAGCCCGTCGTGGTCCGCATAGGCCGCGGCCCGCTCGACGCGCTCGGCCTTCCGGCCTTGCAGTAA
- a CDS encoding 3',5'-nucleoside bisphosphate phosphatase → MSSPSPRNPDLHCHSNVSDGTLAPDELARRAHAQGVDLWALTDHDELSGLPEAQRTAEALGMRFVPGVEISVSFAAQTVHIVALDIDPTHTELVNGLQQIRAGRDQRARDMAAALENHLGIDDVYAGALRYAGNPALLSRTHFARLLVEQGICRQTHEVFGRFLTPGKPGYVEHEWACLDDALTWIRAAGGVAVIAHPGRYRFSAAEEWALFDRFKSLGGQGIEVVTGSHTASQARKYARLSLEFGFYASRGSDFHSPGESICDLGRLATLPADLAPVWDLLH, encoded by the coding sequence ATGTCCAGCCCTTCGCCCCGCAACCCCGACCTGCACTGTCATTCCAACGTGTCAGACGGCACGCTTGCCCCAGACGAACTGGCACGGCGTGCGCATGCGCAGGGGGTCGATCTCTGGGCCCTCACCGATCACGACGAACTTAGCGGCCTGCCCGAGGCGCAACGGACAGCCGAGGCCCTGGGCATGCGATTCGTCCCTGGTGTGGAGATCTCGGTCTCGTTTGCCGCCCAGACGGTTCACATCGTTGCACTGGACATCGACCCCACTCACACCGAACTCGTGAACGGTCTGCAGCAGATTCGGGCCGGGCGCGACCAACGGGCCAGGGACATGGCCGCCGCACTTGAAAACCATCTGGGCATCGACGATGTCTACGCCGGAGCCCTGCGCTATGCCGGAAACCCGGCCTTGTTGTCGCGCACTCACTTCGCACGACTCCTGGTGGAGCAAGGCATCTGCCGTCAGACTCACGAAGTTTTCGGCCGGTTTCTCACGCCAGGCAAACCCGGCTACGTCGAGCACGAGTGGGCATGTCTCGACGATGCTCTGACCTGGATCAGGGCTGCGGGCGGGGTGGCCGTCATCGCCCATCCGGGGCGCTACCGGTTCAGCGCGGCCGAGGAATGGGCCCTGTTCGATCGGTTCAAGTCACTCGGTGGCCAGGGCATTGAAGTGGTCACGGGCAGCCACACCGCATCGCAAGCCCGAAAATATGCCAGGCTTTCCCTGGAATTCGGCTTCTATGCTTCGCGCGGCTCTGACTTTCACAGCCCCGGGGAAAGCATCTGCGACCTCGGTCGGCTCGCCACCCTCCCCGCTGATCTCGCCCCGGTCTGGGATCTGCTGCATTGA
- a CDS encoding aminoacyl-tRNA deacylase, with product MGQSHHVSQTSATQWLSARGVAYTEHVYDYVDRGGAAWGAESLGLVLHAVVKTLVMQNEASRPLVVLMHGDREVSTKQLARAIGTRHVEPCKPEVAQRHSGYQVGGTSPFALRKPMPIYVERSVLALDRIYINGGRRGYLLGLAPSVLDSLLQARPVDCALVSY from the coding sequence ATGGGGCAATCGCATCATGTCAGCCAAACGTCGGCAACGCAGTGGTTGAGCGCGCGCGGCGTGGCATACACCGAACACGTCTATGACTACGTCGATCGCGGTGGTGCCGCATGGGGCGCGGAGTCGCTCGGATTGGTGCTGCACGCCGTCGTCAAGACCCTGGTGATGCAAAACGAGGCGTCCCGCCCGCTGGTGGTCTTGATGCACGGCGACCGCGAGGTCTCGACCAAGCAATTGGCCCGCGCCATAGGCACGCGGCATGTCGAACCCTGCAAACCCGAAGTGGCGCAGCGGCATAGTGGCTATCAGGTCGGGGGAACATCGCCGTTCGCGCTGCGCAAGCCGATGCCGATCTATGTCGAGCGATCCGTGCTCGCCCTGGATCGCATCTATATCAATGGCGGGAGGCGAGGATACTTGCTGGGCCTTGCGCCTAGCGTTCTGGATTCGCTGCTGCAAGCCCGGCCGGTGGATTGCGCGCTCGTATCCTATTGA
- the plsY gene encoding glycerol-3-phosphate 1-O-acyltransferase PlsY has product MNTSSVVALVFAGLAYLLGSLSFAVLVSRAMGMADPRTYGSGNPGATNVLRSGNKTAAILTLLLDAFKGWLAVWLAVVLGPGFGLGAPGVALVAVAVFLGHLYPVFFHFKGGKGVATAAGVLLAIQPWLGLATLLTWLIVAVFFRYSSLAALVAAVFAPFYYWFGGGLAWNADPALLLALVIVSALLIWRHKNNIGKLMRGEESRIGRKK; this is encoded by the coding sequence ATGAATACATCCAGTGTCGTGGCACTTGTTTTCGCCGGGTTGGCCTACCTTCTTGGATCGTTGTCGTTTGCGGTGTTGGTCAGCCGCGCCATGGGCATGGCCGATCCTCGCACCTACGGTTCCGGCAACCCGGGCGCCACCAATGTGCTGCGCAGTGGCAACAAGACCGCAGCCATTCTCACCTTGCTGCTCGACGCCTTCAAAGGCTGGCTCGCGGTCTGGCTCGCCGTGGTGCTGGGTCCGGGCTTCGGCCTGGGGGCTCCGGGTGTGGCACTGGTGGCCGTGGCCGTGTTTCTCGGTCACCTGTACCCGGTCTTTTTCCATTTCAAGGGTGGCAAGGGCGTAGCCACGGCGGCGGGGGTTCTGCTGGCGATTCAGCCTTGGCTGGGTCTGGCCACGCTGCTGACCTGGCTCATCGTGGCGGTGTTCTTCCGCTATTCCTCACTGGCCGCGCTGGTGGCCGCCGTGTTTGCGCCTTTCTACTACTGGTTCGGCGGCGGTCTGGCGTGGAATGCGGACCCGGCATTGCTGCTCGCTCTGGTGATCGTCAGTGCATTGCTGATCTGGCGCCACAAGAACAATATTGGCAAGCTGATGCGCGGTGAAGAAAGCCGGATCGGACGCAAGAAATAG
- a CDS encoding YajQ family cyclic di-GMP-binding protein codes for MPSFDTVLEPDLVEVRNACDQATKEITTRFDFKGSSAQVEQNDKTLTLTADSEFQLSQVRDVLMTKAAKRKIDPRFFDPGKIEKISGDKVKQAITVKFGIPQDLAKKITAAIKGSKLKLTSAIQGDVVRITGAKRDDLQAAMALLRKDLQDAPLSFNNFRD; via the coding sequence ATGCCCTCATTCGATACCGTTCTCGAACCCGATCTCGTTGAAGTGCGCAATGCATGCGATCAGGCCACCAAGGAAATCACCACGCGCTTCGATTTCAAGGGAAGCTCGGCCCAGGTGGAGCAAAACGACAAGACCCTCACGCTGACGGCCGACAGCGAGTTCCAGTTGAGCCAGGTCCGCGACGTCTTGATGACCAAGGCCGCCAAGCGAAAGATCGATCCTCGCTTTTTCGATCCGGGCAAGATCGAAAAAATCTCGGGCGACAAAGTCAAACAGGCCATCACGGTGAAGTTCGGCATTCCCCAGGACCTCGCCAAGAAAATCACGGCAGCCATCAAAGGCTCCAAACTCAAACTGACCTCGGCCATTCAGGGCGACGTCGTACGCATCACCGGCGCCAAACGGGACGATCTGCAGGCCGCCATGGCCCTGCTGCGCAAAGACCTGCAGGACGCACCACTGTCGTTCAACAACTTCCGCGATTGA